From Melitaea cinxia chromosome 3, ilMelCinx1.1, whole genome shotgun sequence, one genomic window encodes:
- the LOC123669518 gene encoding uncharacterized protein LOC123669518, translating to MDPVLDSEWLGSKNDSIEEAQSVGNIVRSWQWRERGIDPLNSPSNKTVLENVAEDILVQKPLKIRCCDLPGYPRSTYLMVFSPDGTKVASTHGNHNVYVSELASGKHVRILKGHPRTPWCIAFHPSHPQLIGSGCLGGQVRVWDISSGGSEVWNVRNETVIASIAFHPREQLLVIGTYNELYFWDWSQPAPFTKVSTNNVQEKVRYVAFDSLGYKLITGISLRATAVGVGSSVLQQNSILNPPNNQSNTRRDDTDNNGPGNNRPQDNSNSTQDIIVNSYQNLVQRYDSLVRNYQRLFMVRHRLTVTPPPPSTMDRGTDPMETDPTPEANSITQTPQTAPQDTDESPSLNTSNTNQDTNENVDNAGSSRLFNLDALSFDSAPSRERNLDRHVNSLFGSRPSAFHPLNNSPGRSFRTVDQNERASRLLPNPFSSTNGSQRSNLTSFSSSPSSQQSTITDNVSNSSRTSVFPAYRPDSPSILDLSSRRWNSGRRIFVTLPNESSSTLTDNVSPTNSSARETPDTPTNSNQRPSTSYSSGQNQSSTPVDAQTINESLDLIRDILRDSGTRLLNLITNMSLSTLASVEDELPRRTRATRTQSDNNNEGERTPQPAPRRRLLISHLRQELLSSSSESDSDQSPEVNILRTRNSTFREEDSAEVERSPGEPSTSTASESPMNPTDRLVFDLGDARNSNSESGGINVTTNSSRFRVRTQSNNPDQGPSTSNSESFNTSENFTQNSASEFNTNRPSTSRDNFWANGCVVPPDEAFRKVRGGVNALQKHTMQLTNMWVRGNRTTMLELRNMWENLRRRILMLHRETGRQDLPSYYTRSLLERCMMLTEMTDISRASRGVRPPNSNSQENSESVRSSENLPDEPITSESSSIPTEPEQSTSRNSSNDNRQSQTSRTSQSRPNIRSSPSLRRRLQPSYRWRTEDDIRRRIRNSAASRLSRRYLNRPRGEFARAIEISATRHEIRMRAMQVLSVMFNMMMMCLEERGLSQLIISMLRTLKKALALTCLMLMTNRNNGRSSNSSSPQRVDSPNVIRLENVDHTGPVNVDSPDEATQQVVTETQEDQLQNNANKRLKKEATPTSQPTPAENNTRDNTNLPSAPIATQSSVSQKWSNRLAVQIAAANRNNSATARNRRELYIESRRLKALHKTNPNAHPIIKKKALPPVSTYRIPTLRIQPNRGIPRRLTTSRPESQNAEPEAGPSGILSNSASTGPSRLPPDVMNEFEHRINIIRMAHMQAVRLRNAARSRFRRLQTIRLYTPSSVREMFTLQPENENHHENQSPLQSNTDANRRSVTSYDYRPHILTRERIFYRGSGVRPFQESGQFHAVLSNASVPLMQDGDADGSSPDAQGNQNQRLPRIHEYLQPIILAQNAMVVDDEGNGPGGAMPAVGSGLGGMRRMTGMAGLLDAGIISEALPASSHRVQAWDFTTGNTPDIADSSKNVVVQRCRIHNDASIDISKDGRLLVALLPVPRLRNTNHWLGVYSLEWARLGQCLHTAALEQSAVSVALSPTARHLAVGLGSRRFSSAPHARANVFALLYRLDPRDSSSRTGLSPIKELEQTWEHGFTSLNCLRWAPQPGQGLVYANNTGQLIIMS from the exons GGTGGAAGCGAAGTTTGGAATGTACGCAATGAAACAGTAATAGCTTCTATAGCATTCCATCCTCGAGAACAGTTATTGGTGATCGGCACATACAATGAACTATATTTTTGGGATTGGAGTCAGCCTGCACCTTTCACCAAAGTTTCGACGAATAACGTTCAAGAAAAAGTCag ATATGTGGCTTTTGATTCTCTcggttataaattaataactggAATATCATTACGAGCAACAGCAGTAGGAGTGGGTAGCTCTGTTTTGCAACAGAATTCAATCTTAAACCCTCCTAACAACCAAAGCAATACTAGAAGAGATGACACTGACAATAACGGTCCAGGAAACAACAGGCCACAAGATAACTCTAATTCTACGCAGGATATTATAGTGAATTCTTATCAAAATTTAGTACAAAGATATGATAGCCTCGTGAGAAATTATCAACGATTATTTATGGTGCGGCACAGACTGACGGTCACACCACCCCCTCCTAGCACG ATGGACAGAGGCACGGATCCGATGGAAACAGATCCAACACCTGAAGCAAATAGTATAACACAAACACCTCAAACTGCACCACAGGATACAGAtg AGAGTCCTTCCTTAAATACTTCCAATACAAACCAAGATACCAATGAAAATGTTGACAACGCAGGAAGTAGCCGTCTTTTTAATCTTGACGCTTTATCTTTTGACAGTGCCCCATCTAG GGAACGAAATTTAGATCGTCACgtaaattctttatttggaTCGCGACCGTCTGCATTTCATCCCCTCAACAATAGTCCTGGTCGATCGTTTCGAACTGTCGATCAAAATGAAAGAGCGTCCAGGCTTTTACCAAATCCATTTTCTTCTACCAATGGGTCACAACGATCTAACTTAACATCCTTTTCAAGCAGTCCATCTTCACAACAATCAACAATAACCGACAATGTTTCTAATTCGTCGCGTACTAGCGTATTTCCAGCATATAGACCTGATTCTCCATCGATTCTTGATCTATCATCGCGCAGGTGGAATAGTGGTCGAAGAATTTTTGTAACCCTGCCAAATGAAAGTTCTTCCACTCTCACAGACAACGTCTCTCCAACTAATTCTTCTGCTCGAGAAACACCTGACACACCAACAAATTCCAATCAGAGACCCTCAACTTCCTATTCCTCGGGGCAGAACCAATCTTCAACGCCTGTAGATGCACAAACCATAAACGAAAGTCTCGACTTAATTCGAGATATTTTAAGAGATTCTGGTACGAGGCTTTTGAATCTGATTACAAATATGTCACTCTCAACCTTAGCCAGTGTCGAGGATGAGTTACCTCGTCGTACCAGAGCAACTAGGACGCAGTCTGATAACAACAATGAAGGCGAGCGAACGCCACAGCCAGCGCCACGGCGACGTTTACTTATCTCACACTTACGTCAGGAATTACTTTCCTCTAGTTCTGAATCTGATAGTGACCAGTCTCCGGAAGTTAATATTTTGAGAACAAGAAATTCTACGTTTAGAGAAGAAGATTCCGCAGAAGTTGAAAGGTCTCCTGGTGAACCTTCAACCTCCACTGCCTCTGAGAGCCCTATGAATCCTACCGACAGATTAGTCTTCGACCTTGGAGACGCGCGAAATTCTAATTCTGAATCAGGAGGTATTAATGTTACGACAAATAGTAGTCGGTTTCGGGTTCGGACTCAAAGTAATAATCCTGATCAAGGTCCAAGCACATCTAATAGTGAAAGTTTTAATACATCTGAAAATTTCACTCAAAACAGTGCTAGTGAATTCAATACTAACAGACCATCTACTAGTAGAGACAATTTTTGGGCAAACGGTTGCGTAGTTCCACCAGATGAGGCCTTTAGAAAAGTTAGAGGGGGAGTAAACGCATTACAGAAGCACACGATGCAGCTAACCAATATGTGGGTGCGGGGTAATCGGACGACGATGCTTGAATTGCGTAATATGTGGGAAAATCTTCGCAGAAGAATATTAATGCTACATAGAGAAACGGGTCGACAAGATTTACCGAGCTACTATACAAGGTCACTTTTAGAAAGATGTATGATGTTGACTGAAATGACCGACATTTCCCGAGCGTCCAGAGGTGTAAGACCACCGAATAGTAATAGCCAAGAAAATTCAGAGAGCGTTAGGAGCTCTGAAAATCTTCCTGATGAGCCCATAACTTCAGAAAGCTCTAGTATTCCAACTGAACCAGAACAAAGTACTTCTAGAAATAGTTCAAATGATAACCGTCAATCGCAGACGAGTAGAACTTCTCAGAGCAGACCTAATATTCGTTCTTCTCCCTCGCTTCGGAGAAGATTACAGCCTAGCTATAGATGGAGAACAGAAGATGATATTAGACGACGTATTCGAAATTCCGCTGCTTCTCGATTATCCCGTAGGTACTTAAACCGGCCACGGGGAGAATTTGCAAGAGCTATAGAAATAAGCGCAACAAGGCACGAAATTCGTATGCGAGCAATGCAAGTTCTCTCAGTTATGTTTAACATGATGATGATGTGTTTGGAGGAACGTGGTCTGAGCCAACTCATTATAAGTATGCTCCGTACTTTAAAAAAGGCATTGGCTCTAACATGTTTAATGTTAATGACAAACAGAAACAATGGACGCTCCAGTAACAGTTCATCGCCTCAACGAGTTGATTCCCCGAACGTCATTCGCTTGGAGAATGTCGATCACACTGGTCCAGTAAATGTAGATAGTCCCGACGAAGCGACGCAACAAGTAGTTACAGAAACACAAGAAGATCAATTACAAAACAATGCTAACAAACGTTTGAAAAAAGAAGCAACTCCTACATCTCAACCGACTCCGGCAGAAAACAACACCCGTGATAACACAAATCTACCCTCTGCACCTATTGCAACTCAAAGCAGTGTCAGTCAAAAATGGAGTAATAGACTCGCAGTACAAATTGCTGCtgcaaatagaaataattcTGCTACCGCTAGAAACAGAAGAGAGTTATATATCGAAAGTAGACGGCTTAAAGCGTTACACAAAACTAATCCAAACGCTCATccaattattaaaaagaaagcaCTTCCACCTGTTTCAACATATAGAATTCCGACGTTGCGTATACAACCAAATAGAGGAATCCCTAGGCGTTTAACAACGTCAAGACCCGAATCTCAAAACGCAGAACCAGAAGCCGGTCCTTCCGGTATTTTATCCAACAGTGCATCTACTGGTCCTTCAAGGTTGCCTCCAGATGTGATGAATGAGTTCGAACAcagaattaatataataagaatgGCGCACATGCAAGCAGTTAGATTAAGAAATGCAGCAAGGAGCAGATTCCGGCGACTACAGACAATACGCCTTTACACTCCATCTTCAGTTCGGGAAATGTTCACCTTGCAACCGGAAAATGAAAACCATCACGAAAACCAATCTCCATTGCAAAGCAACACAGATGCTAATCGTCGTTCCGTTACTTCTTACGACTACAGACCCCATATTCTCACTCGCGAACGCATTTTCTACAGAGGATCTGGCGTGAGGCCATTTCAGGAGTCTGGACAATTCCATGCGGTCCTAAGCAACGCGTCAGTACCATTGATGCAGGATGGCGATGCCGATGGCAGTAGTCCAGATGCTCAGGGTAATCAAAACCAGAGACTGCCTAGAATTCACGAATATTTGCAACCGATAATTCTAGCTCAA AACGCTATGGTAGTGGATGATGAGGGCAATG GCCCCGGTGGTGCGATGCCCGCAGTGGGTAGCGGCCTGGGGGGGATGCGGCGCATGACTGGTATGGCCGGCCTATTGGACGCTGGCATAATTTCGGAGGCCCTCCCCGCGTCATCGCACCGGGTACAAGCTTGGGATTTCACCACTGGTAACACTCCAGACATTGCTGACA GTTCGAAGAATGTGGTGGTACAGAGATGCAGAATTCATAATGATGCAAGTATCGACATATCAAAAGATGGAAGACTTCTGGTTGCCTTGTTACCAGTGCCTCGACTGCGAAATACTAATCACTGGTTAG GCGTGTACTCGCTGGAGTGGGCGCGGCTGGGGCAGTGCCTGCACACGGCGGCGCTGGAGCAGAGCGCGGTGTCGGTGGCGCTGTCGCCCACGGCGCGCCACCTGGCCGTGGGGCTGGGCTCGCGCCGCTTCTCCAGCGCTCCGCACGCGCGCGCCAACGTCTTCGCGCTGCTCTACCGCCTCGACCCACGAG ATAGTTCGAGTCGTACCGGTCTGTCACCAATCAAGGAACTGGAACAGACTTGGGAGCACGGGTTCACCAGTCTCAACTGTCTCCGATGGGCTCCACAGCCCGGTCAAGGACTCGTCTATGCCAACAACACCGGACAACTCATCATTATGAGCTAA